From Arcobacter arenosus:
TGTTGGTTTACCTTGCTGAATCTCTTCCCAAACTTTCATAGCGTTTCTTTGAACGATTTTGTAAGCATCTTCTCTGCTTACTCCAGCTTTAGGCAATTCTAGTAAAACACGCTGAGAGAAAACTAAACCACCAGTTAAGTTTAAATTTTTCATCATATTTTCAGGCATAACAGTTAAGTTAGCAATTACACTGTTCATTCTATGTAACATAAAGTCTGTTGTAATAAATGCATCTGGTAACCAAAATCTTTCATTTGAAGAGTGAGATATATCTCTTTCGTGCCATAATGCAACATTTTCCATAGCAGGAGCTGCATATGCTCTAATAGTTCTAGCAAGTCCAGTGATATTTTCAGTTAAAATTGGATTTCTTTTATGTGGCATTGCTGAAGATCCTTTTTGACCTTTTGCAAAATACTCTTCAGCTTCATAAACCTCTGTTCTTTGTAAGTGTCTTACTTGAACAGCAAACTTTTCAACAGATGATGCTAAAAGTGCTAAGGCAGTTGCAAGTCTAGCGTATCTATCTCTATGAACAACTTGGTTTGAACAAGGTTCAGGTTTTAAACCTAATTCAGCCATTGCATATTCTTCAAGTTCTAGTGGTGCGTGGGCAAAGTTACCCATAGCTCCTGAGATTTGACCTACAGAAATAACTTCCATAGTCTCCTCTAAGTTTTTAAGATGTCTTGCAACTTCATCATACCAAACAGCTAATGTAAGACCAAATGTAATAGGTTCACCATGAATACCATGGCTTCTTCCTACCATTAAAGTAAACTTATGCTCTTCGGCTCTTTTTTTAATTGATTCCATTAACATTTTAACATCTTCAATTATGATTTTTAAAGAGTCTCTCATTTGAAGAGCTACACCTGTATCAACTGCATCAGATGAAGTCATACCATAGTGGAACCATCTTGATTCATCTCCTAATGACTCTGAAACACTTGTATTAAATGCAATTAAGTCGTGTTTAGTTACCGCTTCAATCTCTTCAATTCTTTCAACTGAAAATGTTGCATTATTTACAATTTTTTCACAATCATCATCTGGAATTAATCCTAATTTATTCCAAGCTTTTACTGCTGCTTTTTCTACTTCTAACCATGCTGCGTATCTTGCATGTTGAGTCCAATGTTTTGACATCTCTTCTCTAGCATATCTTTCAACCATCCTATAATCCCTTATAATCTATTCTCTATTAGTTTTTATCAATTTTTTCTGATAATTTAAGTATGATATGCTATCTAAATAAGACAAAGATTTTGTTTAATTTTTGTTGAATTTTTACTTAATTTCAGGAAATAATATTGCCGTTTACTTTAAAGAAATTTGATGCTATAAAAAATAAAAAAATACAAATATTTATGTTGCAAGATTTGGGCTACAAGCCCCGTTCTGCCAATCGTTTGATATCAAGAGCAAGAGTTTTTGATTCAAATCATGTCCCTTACAAAATCAATGAATTAATAAGAGAAGATAGCATTTACATAGCACTTTTTGAGGGGGTTTCTAGAGGTTTAAAACCTTTACATATTTTTAAGGATTTTGCAATTTTTGATAAGCCTTCAAACTTGATGATTCATCCTATATCAAAGAACACTCCTTACTCTCTTTTGGATGAGATTAGGTATCATTTAGGAGAGAATGCAAACCAAGCTCATAGAATAGATGCAGAAACTTCAGGCTTAGTATTAGTGGGTAAAAATGAGAAGGTTACAAATAAACTTGCAACAATGTTTGAAAACAAAGAGTATAAAAAATCATATCTTGCAATAGTTGAAGGGAAAATTGAAAAAGAACAAACAATTGATAAAAATCTAAAAAAAGAGGGGAAAGCTATTGGTGTTAGGATGACTACTTGTGAAAAAGATGAGGGTAAAGAGTCAATAACACACATTAAACCTTTAAAATACAATGAAAAAAAAGATATTACATTAGTTGAAGTTACACCTATAACGGGCAGACAACATCAAATAAGAGTACATTTATACTCAATTGGGCATAAAATATTAGGAGACCCAATTTATGGAATAGATGATGATATAGCAGAAGATTATCTAAATAAAAAACTTAGTGATGAAGATAGAATTAAAGCTTCTAAATCCCATAGGTTATGGTTGCAAGCAAATTATCTTGAATTTACTTACGATAAAGTGATTTATAAAATTTATTCAAAAAATAAAGATATATATAATGAGTTTAGCTCTTTAAGAAGCTAACTCACAATTAAAACAATTTGATATATCTCTACAAGTTGCACAAGCTGGAGCTGTTTTACCAATTGAGTCATAAAGGTATTTTTTCCATCTTACATCTTTTGGTTTGATTTTAGCTAAAGATGCAAAGTTATTAGTCATAAGCCTGTTCATCTCTTTTCTGCTAATTAATCCTAAGTCTGAGTATAAGTGCCCCATTCTTAATGATGTTTTTGCAATCCACGGTGCAAGTGTATTTTTTGCATAATCATCGTCTGCATTTCTTTGAAGTAAACTTAATACTTCTACTTCCATAATTTCAAATTCGCTCATAGTCTTCTCCTCCTTTGTTAAATTGTTAAACTACATCACAATATTCAAGATCCATTCCTAAAGGTCTTGATAAATCTTTATTTCCACCAATATAAAGGTTTTTTAGATTCATCAATTCTTCAATTGAATCTGGCAAACTTTCAATATTGTTGTCCTCAATATCCAATTCTTCAAGCTTTTCAAGATTTCCTAAATTATTAGGTAACTTGATTAAAGAATTAGAACTAACACTTAAACTTGTTAATTTTTTTAATTGACAAATCTCATCTGGCAAGTATTCAAGGTCATTATTATCTAAAATAAATATCTTTAAATCTTCTAATTTACTAACATTAAAATCCAATGATTTGAGGTTGTTATCACTTAAATCAAGTTTTATTAACATATCGTGAGATTCCAATGAGGGTAAATTTTTTAAATGATTACCTTCAAGAAGCAATGTTTCAAGCTCATCAATTGCTGAAATTGACTCTGGAAGATAACTTAAGTGGTTAAATGACAAATCTAAATAATATAAAGTTTTCATATTTGAAAAAGAGTCGGGTAGCTCTTTTAATTCATTAGTATCCAATGATAAATATAATAGTTTTGTAAGATTGCCTAAACTTGGACTTAATTTATTGATTTTATTAGCTGCTAAAGTTAGTCGTGTAAGTGCTTTTAGATTATAAAGCTCTTCAGGCAAAGTTTCTAATCTATTACCATTTAGATTTAAAATCATCAATTTTTCTAAATTTCCAATAGATGGAGGTAGTTTTTCAATAAGATTGTTTTCACATTGAAGGTTTTTTAGATTTTTTAATTGTCCAATTGAATCAGGAAGCTTAGAAAGTCTATTATTTGAAAGTTTTAATACACTCAAAGATTTTAAAACATGAATTGATTCAGGCAATTCACGAATCTTTTTTTTAGTCAAATCTAGATGGGTCATCATAAATATATCATCATCATTTGTTGAAATGGTAGATTCTAATCTATTAGTTCTTACCCATCTTACAAAATCATCAATATCACTCATTATTATCCCTTTAACCTATCATTCATTGCATCTATTAAAAAAGAGATCTCTTCATAATCAATAAATCCAAAGTCAACCATATTATATAAAGCCATTAAAGGCTTTCTACAACAAGTCTTACTACATCCAGTTACTAGTTTTTTGGCTTTTTTATATGGAAGATCAGTTCCTTGAAAAATATTAACTGCTTCTTGGATTGTTTTTTCTCCACATTCGCAGATTTTTTTATTTTTTAAATCTTCCATAATATTTCCAAATTATTTTAAGTATGGATGTGCTTCTTTGAAAGCATTAACTTCTTTCATAGCAACGG
This genomic window contains:
- a CDS encoding leucine-rich repeat domain-containing protein, encoding MSDIDDFVRWVRTNRLESTISTNDDDIFMMTHLDLTKKKIRELPESIHVLKSLSVLKLSNNRLSKLPDSIGQLKNLKNLQCENNLIEKLPPSIGNLEKLMILNLNGNRLETLPEELYNLKALTRLTLAANKINKLSPSLGNLTKLLYLSLDTNELKELPDSFSNMKTLYYLDLSFNHLSYLPESISAIDELETLLLEGNHLKNLPSLESHDMLIKLDLSDNNLKSLDFNVSKLEDLKIFILDNNDLEYLPDEICQLKKLTSLSVSSNSLIKLPNNLGNLEKLEELDIEDNNIESLPDSIEELMNLKNLYIGGNKDLSRPLGMDLEYCDVV
- the purB gene encoding adenylosuccinate lyase; this encodes MVERYAREEMSKHWTQHARYAAWLEVEKAAVKAWNKLGLIPDDDCEKIVNNATFSVERIEEIEAVTKHDLIAFNTSVSESLGDESRWFHYGMTSSDAVDTGVALQMRDSLKIIIEDVKMLMESIKKRAEEHKFTLMVGRSHGIHGEPITFGLTLAVWYDEVARHLKNLEETMEVISVGQISGAMGNFAHAPLELEEYAMAELGLKPEPCSNQVVHRDRYARLATALALLASSVEKFAVQVRHLQRTEVYEAEEYFAKGQKGSSAMPHKRNPILTENITGLARTIRAYAAPAMENVALWHERDISHSSNERFWLPDAFITTDFMLHRMNSVIANLTVMPENMMKNLNLTGGLVFSQRVLLELPKAGVSREDAYKIVQRNAMKVWEEIQQGKPTINEEGESLYLGHLLADEDLRAKLSEEQIRECFNYDYYTKNVDAIFKRVFK
- a CDS encoding RluA family pseudouridine synthase, coding for MPFTLKKFDAIKNKKIQIFMLQDLGYKPRSANRLISRARVFDSNHVPYKINELIREDSIYIALFEGVSRGLKPLHIFKDFAIFDKPSNLMIHPISKNTPYSLLDEIRYHLGENANQAHRIDAETSGLVLVGKNEKVTNKLATMFENKEYKKSYLAIVEGKIEKEQTIDKNLKKEGKAIGVRMTTCEKDEGKESITHIKPLKYNEKKDITLVEVTPITGRQHQIRVHLYSIGHKILGDPIYGIDDDIAEDYLNKKLSDEDRIKASKSHRLWLQANYLEFTYDKVIYKIYSKNKDIYNEFSSLRS
- a CDS encoding nitrogen fixation protein NifQ — its product is MSEFEIMEVEVLSLLQRNADDDYAKNTLAPWIAKTSLRMGHLYSDLGLISRKEMNRLMTNNFASLAKIKPKDVRWKKYLYDSIGKTAPACATCRDISNCFNCELAS